The following proteins come from a genomic window of Nostoc sp. ATCC 53789:
- the asnB gene encoding asparagine synthase (glutamine-hydrolyzing), translated as MCGIAGILTKTEINHDLENLVLKMQNAIKHRGPDDLGTYISEDRRVALAHTRLSILDLSPAGHQPMSTPDGRYWITFNGEIYNFSQLRQNLISQGEQFQSQTDTEVILKLYQRMGSNCLEHLRGMFAFAIWDDWEKTCFMARDPLGIKPLYYWSSGSTLVFASELKAILASRLPALNLSPEGLYGYLVYGSVPEPYTLIADIHCLAAGHWLYWQGDRVTKQQYWQINFTPQAISPIEAQEKVRNALVDTIEHHLVSDVPVGIFLSGGIDSTAILALATKVQNKQISTYSIAFEETQWNEGEVAKKVANLFGAKHTEYKVTASIAKQFFPEFLQAIDQPSIDGFNTFFVSQIAHEDGMKVVLSGLGGDEIFGGYKSFEKIPQMLAWGKTLQTIPVLGKNIGKGLSRWGKSPKLKRLGDFLEQPPSSASAYSTFRGIFSHQEACAIMQQYIPHQPLTTYIFPSADTHKADLTIEDEVSLLEITCYMRNQLLRDSDVMSMNWGLELRVPLVDRNLFEAVASIPSNMRLAIGKKLLIQSVPELPEWVVNRPKKGFYVPVDKWISGDLQNHFNNVKVPDNISLTHWYRHWSLMMLQHWLERTYA; from the coding sequence ATGTGTGGTATTGCCGGAATTTTAACTAAAACAGAAATAAATCATGATCTGGAAAATTTGGTGCTAAAGATGCAAAATGCTATTAAGCACCGTGGCCCAGATGATTTAGGTACTTATATATCAGAGGATCGACGAGTAGCCCTTGCTCATACTCGTCTGTCAATTTTGGATCTCAGCCCTGCTGGACATCAGCCAATGTCTACACCTGATGGTCGGTACTGGATTACTTTCAATGGTGAAATTTATAACTTTTCACAACTGCGGCAAAATCTCATTTCTCAAGGAGAGCAGTTCCAGTCCCAAACAGATACAGAAGTTATCCTCAAGCTCTATCAAAGAATGGGTTCTAATTGTTTAGAACATTTAAGAGGTATGTTTGCTTTTGCTATTTGGGATGACTGGGAAAAAACCTGCTTTATGGCTCGTGATCCTTTAGGAATCAAGCCATTATACTATTGGTCATCTGGTTCTACTTTAGTCTTTGCTTCAGAGCTAAAAGCTATCCTTGCATCTCGTTTACCTGCCCTTAACTTGAGTCCAGAAGGATTATATGGCTATCTGGTATATGGTTCAGTTCCAGAACCATATACCCTGATTGCAGATATTCATTGTTTAGCAGCTGGTCATTGGTTGTATTGGCAAGGCGATCGTGTCACAAAACAACAGTATTGGCAAATTAACTTTACTCCACAAGCAATTTCACCAATAGAAGCCCAAGAAAAAGTTCGTAATGCTTTAGTTGATACAATCGAACATCACTTGGTAAGTGACGTGCCTGTTGGCATTTTTCTTAGTGGTGGAATTGACTCTACAGCTATTCTAGCTCTAGCTACAAAGGTGCAGAATAAACAGATATCTACATACTCTATAGCTTTTGAAGAAACCCAATGGAATGAAGGCGAAGTTGCAAAAAAAGTTGCCAATTTATTTGGAGCAAAACACACAGAATATAAAGTTACGGCCTCTATTGCCAAACAGTTCTTTCCTGAATTCCTACAAGCTATTGATCAGCCCAGTATTGATGGATTTAATACTTTTTTTGTATCACAGATTGCCCACGAAGACGGCATGAAAGTAGTCCTATCTGGGCTAGGTGGAGACGAAATTTTTGGTGGATATAAATCATTTGAAAAAATTCCTCAGATGCTAGCATGGGGTAAAACATTGCAAACAATTCCTGTTCTAGGAAAGAATATAGGTAAAGGATTATCGCGTTGGGGAAAATCACCAAAACTAAAACGCCTGGGTGATTTTTTGGAACAGCCTCCAAGTTCTGCATCTGCCTATTCTACTTTCAGAGGAATTTTCTCTCACCAAGAAGCATGTGCAATTATGCAGCAGTATATTCCTCATCAACCTTTAACTACTTATATCTTTCCATCAGCCGATACTCATAAAGCAGATTTGACAATAGAAGATGAAGTAAGTTTGTTAGAAATAACCTGCTATATGCGTAATCAACTATTAAGGGATAGTGATGTAATGAGCATGAACTGGGGATTAGAATTACGGGTTCCCCTAGTTGATCGTAATCTATTTGAGGCAGTAGCTTCTATTCCTAGTAATATGCGTTTAGCAATTGGCAAAAAACTATTAATTCAATCAGTTCCTGAATTACCAGAATGGGTTGTTAACCGTCCTAAAAAAGGATTTTATGTTCCCGTTGACAAGTGGATTTCTGGGGATTTACAAAATCATTTTAATAATGTAAAGGTTCCCGATAATATTTCTCTTACTCATTGGTATCGGCACTGGAGTTTGATGATGTTACAACATTGGCTAGAGCGAACTTATGCCTAA
- a CDS encoding glycosyltransferase produces MKILHIIPSIASVRGGPSQAVIEVVKALRDENIEAEIVTTNDNGNDLLDVPLGRRIEYNQVPVNFFKRFSPKVGSIREFAFSRELTIWLWQNVSKYDLLHVHAIFSYPSTVAMAIARFQGVPYIVRPLGQLCEWSLQQSSRKKQIYLQLIEKANLNYSKSIHFTSKQEQQEASQLNLSSPSFILPHGVDIPNINPNARQHLRQYLNLPNDEPIILFLSRLHHKKGLEYLIPALGKLSDYRFTFVLAGSGSQEYESEIKSLLVSNGIKNRTHIAGFVKGEIKDLIMQGSDLFALTSYSENFGVAALEALAVGLPVLLTPGIALADLVVQQHLGYVTELQVTAIAAAIQQVLDCPEEAQKRGDRARKFILENYTWDRIASKQISVYTEIIESQTVSTTR; encoded by the coding sequence ATGAAAATTCTTCATATTATTCCTTCAATAGCATCAGTAAGAGGTGGCCCAAGTCAAGCAGTAATAGAGGTAGTTAAAGCATTAAGAGATGAAAATATTGAAGCAGAAATTGTTACTACTAATGATAATGGTAATGATTTGCTTGATGTACCCCTTGGTAGGCGTATTGAGTACAACCAAGTGCCAGTAAATTTCTTTAAGCGCTTTTCTCCTAAAGTTGGCTCCATTAGAGAATTTGCCTTTTCTAGAGAGCTAACTATATGGTTGTGGCAAAATGTTTCTAAGTATGACTTACTACACGTCCACGCTATTTTTTCCTATCCTTCTACAGTAGCAATGGCGATCGCTCGTTTCCAAGGAGTTCCTTACATCGTTCGCCCTTTAGGACAGCTATGTGAATGGTCTTTACAACAAAGCTCTCGCAAAAAGCAAATTTATCTCCAACTCATAGAAAAAGCCAATCTCAATTATAGTAAATCCATACATTTTACCTCAAAACAAGAACAACAAGAAGCTTCGCAGTTAAATCTAAGTTCCCCAAGTTTTATTTTACCGCACGGTGTTGATATTCCTAATATCAACCCTAACGCGCGTCAGCATTTGCGGCAATACTTAAACTTACCAAACGATGAACCAATTATTTTATTTTTATCTCGCCTGCATCACAAAAAAGGTTTAGAATACTTGATTCCAGCTTTAGGAAAATTATCTGATTATCGCTTTACATTTGTGTTAGCAGGTAGTGGTTCACAAGAATATGAAAGTGAAATTAAATCACTTCTCGTATCCAATGGCATTAAAAACCGCACCCATATTGCAGGATTTGTTAAGGGAGAAATCAAAGATTTAATAATGCAAGGCTCAGACTTATTTGCTCTTACTTCCTACTCTGAAAACTTTGGAGTAGCAGCTTTAGAAGCTTTAGCTGTCGGGCTTCCAGTCTTACTTACTCCTGGCATCGCTTTAGCTGATCTGGTTGTACAGCAACATCTGGGCTATGTTACAGAACTACAGGTAACTGCGATCGCGGCTGCTATACAGCAGGTTTTGGATTGTCCCGAAGAAGCACAAAAGCGAGGCGATCGCGCCCGTAAATTTATATTAGAAAATTATACTTGGGATCGTATCGCATCAAAACAAATCTCAGTTTATACTGAGATCATTGAAAGTCAGACTGTTTCTACTACCCGTTAA
- a CDS encoding glycosyltransferase family 2 protein yields the protein MLKLITPLILTYNEDPNIERTLQQLTWAEKIIVIDSYSSDKTLEILNSYPQVHVFQQEFETHARQWNYGLEQVQSPWVLSLDADYIVTNELISEIAALPIDGKIDGYFARFQYCVFGKPMRNCILPPRQVLFRKSKAKYIDDGHTQLLQMFGNSATLSAYIHHDDRKPLKRWLWAQERYMVLEVKKLLETPTSELSLGDRIRKQKIIAPFIILFYCLIIKGGILDGWHGWYYAFQRVLAEILLSIRLIEAEKFKT from the coding sequence ATGCTAAAGCTGATTACTCCTCTTATTCTCACGTATAATGAAGACCCAAATATTGAACGCACACTCCAGCAACTCACTTGGGCAGAGAAAATTATAGTTATTGATAGCTATAGTAGTGATAAAACTCTAGAAATTCTTAACTCCTACCCACAAGTTCATGTATTCCAACAGGAATTTGAGACTCATGCTAGGCAATGGAATTATGGTTTAGAGCAAGTTCAGTCGCCGTGGGTGCTTTCTCTAGATGCAGACTATATAGTAACTAATGAGTTAATTTCTGAAATTGCTGCTCTACCGATTGATGGAAAGATTGATGGCTATTTTGCCAGATTCCAGTATTGTGTGTTTGGTAAACCAATGCGTAATTGTATACTTCCACCTCGTCAAGTACTTTTTCGTAAAAGCAAGGCTAAGTACATCGATGATGGACACACACAACTTTTGCAGATGTTTGGTAACTCTGCAACACTTTCTGCCTATATTCACCACGATGATCGCAAACCCCTAAAGCGTTGGTTATGGGCACAGGAGCGTTATATGGTATTGGAAGTAAAAAAATTACTAGAGACTCCTACTAGTGAACTTAGTTTAGGCGATCGCATCCGCAAACAAAAAATTATTGCACCTTTTATAATTTTATTTTATTGCTTGATTATCAAAGGCGGTATTCTAGATGGTTGGCATGGTTGGTACTATGCTTTTCAGCGTGTTCTGGCAGAAATACTCTTGAGCATTCGACTTATAGAAGCTGAGAAATTTAAAACTTAA
- a CDS encoding WcaF family extracellular polysaccharide biosynthesis acetyltransferase, translating to MRLNQYTVNDYTPGAPYWKQLLWYFIGSPLVESYWLPFSVFKIWVLRSFGAKVGQGVRIKPGVRVKFPWRLDIGDFVWIGENVWIDNLAYVTIESHVCLSQMVYLCTGNHDWNHPDFKLIVAPINIQESSWIAAKSVIGPGVTVGRGAVLTLGGVAGKSLQSMTIYAGNPAQPIKQRKL from the coding sequence ATGCGCCTAAATCAATATACTGTTAACGACTACACTCCAGGAGCACCATACTGGAAGCAACTTCTTTGGTATTTTATTGGATCGCCCTTAGTTGAAAGTTATTGGCTACCATTTTCAGTTTTTAAGATTTGGGTACTCCGCAGTTTTGGGGCTAAAGTCGGTCAAGGTGTCCGTATTAAACCTGGAGTGCGGGTAAAATTTCCCTGGCGGTTAGACATTGGTGATTTTGTTTGGATTGGGGAAAATGTATGGATAGATAACCTCGCTTATGTCACCATTGAAAGCCATGTTTGCCTATCTCAAATGGTCTATCTCTGCACCGGAAATCATGACTGGAATCATCCCGATTTTAAATTAATTGTTGCCCCAATCAATATTCAAGAGAGTAGTTGGATTGCTGCCAAGTCTGTAATTGGGCCAGGAGTCACTGTTGGTCGAGGAGCAGTACTAACATTAGGTGGCGTTGCTGGAAAATCACTACAGTCGATGACCATTTATGCAGGTAATCCGGCTCAACCCATCAAGCAACGAAAGCTTTAA
- a CDS encoding carbohydrate-binding protein, producing MNPKLSRFFLHTAITLLLLLSLSGISHVLNIPVLEPLKVVAATSTLTIPSSASAPWPVFKRVDALNSSFRSGLNTAWGDYWERSEDPFDIVYTEQTQELTNTANGNYAIYNNLDLGSGVEALMLRIALPSGTNSVEVRLGSVSGTVVGSCTINSTGSLSNYRTVPCPLNKSLAKEKQNLVIRFPGSNRSMRFNWFAFWAKDTEQKIDEIQKIQSNNVNQGSPVIPISGRSIRTQNQLPDSSQILAKSYGLWSPGKTWECPKWMHDTYFTKAEDGKVYPTWHPPVDFNPETNTYCTYGHEHGDDPLSSEVFNIAGMPAFGYVNEQLATNNPSNPSLHRNEDHFGHKVLVANNWQMFNANNTSLIKSCDVSLKLHMGTHSPDALVNTAHEMFASGKCDGLESFNLKHFALFGAAGEFKEPETSLCDLSSVNPGITPSPTNQPYGDAHRAIPTAGCYQRGTVDQKTADVNSRNTESWLTGFAGKSFYFKVANPSRFYDPSTTTKINRTVNSCYDPAHPLSTTLICEETLAAGSKVEWDDPRSPFRGTTQRETHFSGLAFSNSANSVIYTDAYGRNARISPAPAQGITFMQIVPREGFKYDVNSAASLFPPRDYSALGQNGVRAPN from the coding sequence GTGAACCCTAAATTAAGCAGATTTTTTCTGCACACTGCTATTACGTTACTGTTACTACTGAGTTTATCCGGCATTAGTCATGTATTAAATATTCCGGTTTTGGAGCCACTGAAGGTTGTAGCGGCTACCAGCACATTGACTATTCCGTCGAGCGCATCGGCACCTTGGCCTGTATTTAAGCGTGTAGATGCTCTCAACTCATCGTTTCGTTCTGGACTAAACACAGCCTGGGGAGACTATTGGGAGCGTAGCGAAGATCCTTTTGATATTGTGTATACAGAGCAAACCCAAGAACTAACCAACACCGCCAATGGTAACTATGCAATATACAACAACCTTGACTTAGGTAGTGGTGTAGAGGCATTGATGCTACGTATCGCTTTACCTTCTGGGACAAACAGCGTTGAAGTGCGCTTAGGTTCAGTTAGCGGCACTGTGGTGGGGAGCTGTACCATCAACAGCACTGGTTCTCTGTCAAACTATCGTACAGTTCCGTGTCCTTTGAATAAGAGCCTTGCAAAAGAAAAACAAAACCTTGTCATTAGGTTTCCAGGCTCTAACCGTTCTATGCGCTTTAATTGGTTTGCCTTCTGGGCAAAGGATACAGAGCAAAAAATTGACGAGATACAAAAAATCCAATCCAATAATGTAAACCAAGGTTCGCCTGTTATTCCTATTTCTGGCAGATCGATACGAACACAAAACCAACTGCCAGACAGTTCTCAGATTCTGGCCAAATCCTATGGGCTGTGGTCTCCTGGCAAAACATGGGAATGCCCCAAGTGGATGCATGATACTTATTTTACCAAGGCCGAGGATGGCAAAGTCTACCCCACATGGCATCCGCCTGTAGATTTCAACCCTGAAACAAATACGTATTGTACCTACGGTCACGAGCATGGCGACGATCCGCTCAGTTCAGAGGTATTTAATATTGCAGGGATGCCAGCTTTTGGCTATGTAAATGAGCAACTAGCAACTAATAATCCATCTAATCCATCTCTTCATAGAAATGAAGATCACTTTGGTCATAAGGTTCTTGTTGCCAACAATTGGCAGATGTTCAATGCCAACAACACCAGTTTAATTAAATCCTGTGATGTGAGCTTAAAACTGCACATGGGTACACATTCGCCGGATGCGCTAGTAAATACAGCCCATGAAATGTTTGCATCTGGTAAATGTGATGGGCTTGAATCCTTCAATTTAAAGCATTTTGCTTTATTTGGTGCTGCCGGAGAATTTAAAGAACCTGAAACTTCTTTGTGTGACTTATCATCGGTAAATCCTGGCATTACTCCCTCCCCTACGAATCAACCCTATGGTGATGCCCATCGCGCCATTCCTACTGCTGGTTGTTACCAGCGTGGGACAGTTGATCAAAAAACGGCAGATGTAAATTCAAGAAATACTGAATCTTGGCTTACTGGCTTTGCTGGAAAAAGTTTTTACTTTAAGGTCGCAAATCCTTCCCGTTTTTATGATCCGTCTACCACAACGAAGATCAATAGGACTGTGAATAGCTGCTATGACCCAGCACATCCTCTTTCTACAACTCTAATTTGCGAGGAAACATTAGCTGCTGGTAGCAAAGTCGAGTGGGACGACCCGCGATCGCCCTTCCGAGGAACAACTCAGAGAGAAACTCACTTTTCTGGTCTTGCATTTAGCAATTCTGCAAATTCAGTAATCTATACAGATGCTTATGGGAGAAACGCAAGAATATCACCCGCTCCCGCTCAAGGGATTACGTTCATGCAAATTGTTCCTCGCGAAGGATTTAAGTATGATGTAAATAGTGCAGCCAGCCTCTTCCCACCCAGAGACTATTCTGCATTGGGACAAAATGGGGTAAGAGCGCCTAATTAA
- a CDS encoding TIGR04283 family arsenosugar biosynthesis glycosyltransferase — MSQNIDAARISIIIPTLNEAGNIKEAIVTTQPNTNIEVIIVDGGSKDDTIEIAQSLNVKVISSSPGRAVQMNAGAVAASGNILLFLHADTRLPTGFDDMIRTALEQPGIVAGAFKLRIDAPLLSLRWVEWGVNVRSHFCQMPYGDQAIFLTKKVFQQIGGFPELPIMEDFELIRCLKPIGRIVIIPTLVVTSARRWLQKGVFKTTLLNQIVIIAYLLGVSPERIRCWYRREKFKRI, encoded by the coding sequence ATGAGTCAAAATATTGACGCAGCTAGAATTTCTATTATTATTCCGACTCTTAATGAAGCAGGGAATATCAAAGAAGCAATTGTAACTACTCAACCCAATACAAATATAGAAGTAATCATAGTAGATGGTGGCTCTAAAGATGACACCATAGAAATAGCTCAGTCTTTAAATGTCAAAGTTATCTCATCATCTCCCGGTCGTGCTGTGCAAATGAACGCGGGTGCTGTAGCGGCTAGCGGGAATATTCTCTTATTTCTTCATGCAGATACCCGTTTACCGACTGGGTTTGATGACATGATTCGCACAGCGCTAGAACAACCTGGGATTGTAGCTGGTGCATTTAAGTTGCGGATTGATGCCCCACTTTTAAGTTTACGATGGGTGGAGTGGGGAGTAAATGTGCGATCGCATTTTTGCCAAATGCCCTACGGCGACCAAGCAATTTTTTTAACCAAAAAAGTATTTCAGCAAATTGGTGGTTTTCCTGAATTGCCTATCATGGAAGACTTTGAACTCATACGTTGCTTAAAACCCATTGGACGAATTGTAATTATTCCTACACTGGTTGTTACTTCAGCCCGTAGATGGTTGCAAAAGGGAGTATTCAAAACTACGCTGCTTAATCAAATAGTAATTATTGCTTATTTACTCGGCGTTTCACCTGAGCGAATTCGTTGTTGGTATCGCCGAGAAAAATTTAAAAGAATTTAA
- a CDS encoding TVP38/TMEM64 family protein codes for MKKPLLTSKLKLLLLSCLIFTLIIAAKQLNFQGLLHTSIIWVESLGVLGPIAYIFIYNLATLLFIPGSLLTLKGGCLFGVFWGSIYVLIAAIVGATLAFIIGRYLSRDWVSRQMDKHPKFKAIDLAVAKEGWKIVFLTRLCPVFPFNLLNYAFGVTQVSLKDYILGSFGIIPGTVMYVYIGSLAGNLAMINTSHQPTTPETQVWQWIMQVVGLIATVAVTVYITKVSQKALAQSVALEEITTHDKNNNHSDI; via the coding sequence ATGAAAAAACCTTTATTAACTTCTAAACTCAAACTACTACTCCTAAGTTGCCTGATTTTCACTTTAATAATTGCTGCTAAACAGTTAAACTTTCAGGGACTTTTACACACATCAATCATTTGGGTTGAGAGTCTTGGAGTTTTAGGGCCTATCGCTTATATATTCATTTACAACTTGGCAACATTATTATTTATACCGGGTTCTCTCTTGACACTCAAAGGTGGTTGTCTGTTTGGAGTATTTTGGGGGTCAATATATGTGCTAATTGCTGCAATAGTCGGAGCAACTTTAGCTTTTATTATTGGACGCTACCTTTCACGAGATTGGGTTTCTCGACAAATGGACAAACATCCTAAATTTAAAGCAATTGATTTAGCAGTTGCTAAAGAGGGATGGAAAATAGTTTTTCTAACTCGTCTCTGTCCCGTTTTTCCCTTCAATTTATTAAATTATGCTTTTGGAGTCACACAGGTTTCTCTCAAAGACTATATATTAGGTTCCTTTGGCATTATTCCTGGTACTGTGATGTACGTTTATATTGGTTCTTTAGCTGGTAATCTTGCCATGATTAACACGTCTCATCAACCAACTACTCCAGAAACTCAAGTCTGGCAATGGATAATGCAAGTAGTTGGGTTGATTGCTACCGTTGCTGTGACTGTATATATCACAAAAGTTTCTCAAAAAGCATTAGCTCAAAGTGTGGCATTAGAAGAAATAACAACCCATGACAAAAATAACAATCATTCAGATATTTAA
- a CDS encoding TVP38/TMEM64 family protein has protein sequence MTKITIIQIFKSIDARNLQKLFSLGVLILLILASAFALNTDAALAEESANPNYFNPQTILRNSLQWIDSLGALGAIAFIALYIIATVAFFPGSILTLGSGVIFGVVWGSLYVFIGATLGATAAFLVGRYLARGWVAGKIADNKKFAAIDQAVGREGLKIVLLTRLSPIFPFNLLNYAFGITGVSLKDYFIGSVGMIPGTIMYVYIGSLASNLAMIGTEAQPTNPTLQWAIRILGLIATVAVTVYITRIARKALEEEL, from the coding sequence ATGACAAAAATAACAATCATTCAGATATTTAAAAGTATTGATGCCAGAAACTTACAGAAGCTTTTTAGCCTAGGTGTATTAATATTATTGATATTGGCGAGTGCTTTCGCATTAAACACAGACGCGGCTCTAGCAGAAGAATCTGCAAATCCAAATTATTTCAATCCTCAAACCATTTTACGGAATTCGTTGCAGTGGATTGATAGCCTGGGTGCGTTGGGAGCCATAGCTTTTATTGCCCTTTACATTATCGCCACCGTTGCTTTTTTCCCTGGTTCTATTCTCACCTTGGGTTCTGGCGTTATATTTGGCGTAGTTTGGGGTTCTTTGTACGTCTTCATTGGTGCAACCCTTGGCGCTACAGCTGCTTTTCTCGTTGGACGTTATTTAGCAAGGGGTTGGGTTGCTGGTAAAATTGCAGATAACAAAAAATTTGCCGCTATTGACCAAGCTGTTGGCAGAGAAGGATTAAAAATTGTCCTGCTAACGCGACTCTCGCCAATATTTCCTTTCAATTTATTAAATTATGCCTTTGGCATCACGGGAGTTTCACTTAAAGATTATTTCATTGGCTCTGTAGGGATGATTCCTGGAACCATTATGTACGTTTATATAGGTTCCCTTGCAAGTAATCTTGCCATGATTGGTACTGAAGCTCAACCTACTAACCCAACTTTACAATGGGCAATTCGGATTTTGGGTTTGATTGCGACAGTAGCCGTTACAGTTTATATAACCCGGATTGCACGTAAAGCTTTAGAAGAGGAATTGTAG
- a CDS encoding mercuric reductase produces the protein MTNSDLERVTVRPTDEYNQKLVSYVHPQNWVNPQPADVYDLVVIGAGTAGLVVAAGAAGLDLGLKVALIEKHLMGGDCLNVGCVPSKTIIRSARVVGEIWDAKNLGVNIPQHNIDVDFPKVMARMRRIRSDISPNDSAERFQKLGVDVFLGSGRFASKNTVEVGGKTLRFKKAVIATGARAAQLSIPGIEKAGYLTNETVFSLIQRPERLAVIGGGPIGCELAQAFRRLGSEVVLFHSGSHLLNKEDAEAAEVLQKVLIREGIRVVLNSKLEEVVTVTEGKRLYFSSNGHRDSVTVDEILVGAGRSPNVENLNLEAVGVEYDKRQGVKVNDYLQTTNPKIYAAGDICMNWKFTHAADAAARIVIKNTLFSPFGLGRSKLSSLVMPWVTYTDPEIAHVGMYEHEAQKLGIEVTTIKIPFSSVDRAIADGEESGFLKIHHKKGSDEIIGATIVASHAGEMISELTTAMVNKLGLSKLSSVIHPYPTQAEAIKKAADAYRRTLLTSNTKKLLGFLTKLS, from the coding sequence ATGACCAATTCAGATTTAGAGAGAGTCACGGTTCGCCCAACGGATGAGTATAACCAAAAGTTGGTATCTTACGTGCATCCGCAAAATTGGGTTAATCCTCAACCTGCCGATGTTTATGATTTGGTAGTAATTGGGGCTGGTACGGCGGGATTAGTGGTGGCGGCGGGGGCTGCGGGTCTAGATTTGGGTTTAAAAGTGGCCTTAATTGAAAAGCATCTTATGGGTGGAGATTGCTTAAATGTTGGTTGCGTACCATCTAAAACTATTATTCGGTCTGCCCGTGTAGTTGGCGAAATCTGGGATGCTAAAAACTTGGGAGTTAATATTCCCCAACATAATATAGATGTGGATTTTCCCAAAGTCATGGCAAGGATGCGGCGAATCAGGTCTGATATCAGCCCTAACGACTCGGCGGAGCGGTTTCAAAAGTTGGGTGTCGATGTCTTTTTGGGTAGCGGTCGATTTGCGAGTAAGAATACTGTGGAAGTTGGCGGTAAAACCCTGCGGTTTAAAAAAGCTGTAATTGCTACTGGCGCAAGAGCCGCACAACTGTCGATTCCGGGAATTGAAAAGGCGGGTTATCTAACGAATGAGACGGTTTTTTCCCTAATTCAACGGCCGGAACGTTTAGCGGTGATTGGTGGCGGCCCCATTGGTTGCGAATTGGCGCAAGCTTTCCGCCGCTTGGGTTCTGAGGTGGTACTTTTCCATAGCGGTTCTCATCTTTTGAATAAAGAAGACGCTGAAGCTGCTGAAGTTCTGCAAAAGGTTTTGATTAGGGAAGGAATTCGCGTAGTGTTGAATTCCAAATTAGAAGAAGTGGTAACTGTTACTGAGGGGAAACGACTTTACTTTTCCTCCAATGGTCATCGAGATTCGGTGACAGTAGATGAAATTTTAGTCGGTGCGGGGCGATCGCCAAATGTCGAAAATCTAAATTTAGAAGCTGTGGGTGTAGAATACGACAAGCGCCAAGGTGTAAAGGTAAATGATTACCTCCAGACGACGAATCCCAAAATTTATGCGGCTGGCGATATCTGCATGAACTGGAAGTTTACCCATGCTGCTGATGCCGCAGCGCGGATTGTAATTAAAAATACGCTGTTCTCCCCCTTTGGCTTAGGACGCTCGAAACTCAGTAGTTTGGTGATGCCGTGGGTAACTTATACTGACCCAGAAATTGCCCACGTGGGGATGTACGAACACGAGGCGCAGAAATTGGGTATTGAGGTGACGACAATCAAAATACCTTTTAGTAGTGTAGACCGAGCGATCGCAGATGGTGAAGAATCAGGATTTCTCAAAATCCATCATAAAAAGGGGTCTGATGAAATAATTGGTGCAACTATTGTCGCCAGTCACGCGGGTGAGATGATCTCAGAATTAACTACAGCAATGGTGAATAAGCTCGGTTTGAGTAAGTTAAGCAGTGTAATTCATCCTTATCCCACTCAAGCCGAAGCTATTAAAAAAGCAGCTGATGCTTACCGCCGCACACTCTTGACATCAAATACCAAAAAATTACTGGGATTTCTGACAAAGTTATCTTGA